A window of Thermococcus aggregans contains these coding sequences:
- a CDS encoding SPASM domain-containing protein, protein MVGIEEYQIGEIQEDGSLKIYPFYYDVKSRDPTEYEECRKCKLLPVCMGGCPMESIRKNGHPNGPGCDINKYVWKEGLKFYLMRRYPNIFSKESLIKNLGRIPDKNEGMWDFTLPTRR, encoded by the coding sequence ATGGTTGGAATTGAGGAGTACCAAATTGGAGAAATACAAGAAGACGGAAGTCTAAAAATATATCCTTTTTATTATGATGTAAAATCCAGGGATCCTACAGAATATGAAGAATGCAGAAAATGCAAGCTTTTGCCAGTTTGTATGGGAGGTTGCCCAATGGAATCAATTCGAAAAAATGGACACCCTAATGGCCCGGGATGTGATATAAATAAATACGTTTGGAAAGAGGGATTAAAGTTTTATTTAATGAGAAGATATCCCAACATATTCAGCAAGGAAAGTCTTATAAAAAATTTGGGCCGGATACCAGATAAAAATGAAGGGATGTGGGACTTCACACTTCCAACAAGAAGATAG
- a CDS encoding radical SAM/SPASM domain-containing protein has product MISRFVVKINLSNGEYLLINTKNGSMIKVDNEALGELEKENPELDSNILSILKRSGFIIDKPDDEELEKYFKWLWDNIYSNNYHIIVVTYTCNLNCSYCYQKNIKRKKDLTTEQVDKIFEAILKFDNGEVDNRKSKIRNIQLYGGEPLQKRLYEIIEYILEIGSSYGYNFIIMTNAIDLDSYLELLDSYKDSIALIQTTIDGPKEVHDSYRYNGAFEKTISNIEKVIEMGFKVDLRTNVSKENIKYLEELARFYIEKGWTNKENVRFYLAPVRNKFGPCYFNPNLSFDEILNLFRSELITKVFGMFNGLFVKFYEGIWIPQFYNCPAHYRQIFYDPYGDLYTCMSALRMKELSIGKYYPTFKLNDRFQLYRRRNIFNIEKCKNCELALICGGGCSYNAFLKTGDLANSDCYSMKILEEKFFRLFEYPEVLK; this is encoded by the coding sequence ATGATTAGTCGTTTTGTTGTCAAAATAAATCTCAGCAATGGTGAGTATCTGTTGATAAACACCAAAAATGGGTCAATGATAAAAGTTGATAATGAGGCATTAGGTGAGCTTGAAAAGGAGAATCCCGAGTTAGACAGTAACATTTTGTCCATTTTAAAGAGGTCTGGCTTTATAATCGATAAACCCGATGATGAAGAACTCGAGAAATATTTTAAGTGGCTCTGGGATAATATTTACTCAAACAACTATCACATTATTGTCGTGACATACACATGCAACCTTAATTGTTCCTATTGTTATCAGAAAAACATAAAGAGAAAGAAAGATTTAACAACGGAGCAAGTGGATAAAATTTTTGAGGCCATCTTAAAGTTTGATAATGGAGAAGTTGACAATAGAAAAAGCAAAATTCGAAATATCCAGCTTTATGGTGGAGAGCCTCTTCAAAAGAGACTCTATGAGATAATTGAGTACATCCTTGAGATCGGCTCATCATATGGGTATAACTTCATAATTATGACAAATGCCATTGACTTGGACTCTTATCTGGAACTCCTGGACTCGTATAAGGATTCAATAGCTCTGATACAAACAACAATCGATGGGCCAAAAGAAGTTCATGATTCATACCGCTATAATGGGGCATTTGAAAAAACAATCTCAAACATTGAGAAAGTTATCGAAATGGGGTTTAAGGTTGATTTGAGAACTAACGTTAGTAAAGAAAATATCAAATATCTAGAAGAACTTGCAAGATTTTATATTGAGAAGGGCTGGACAAATAAAGAAAATGTTCGATTTTACTTGGCTCCGGTTAGGAATAAATTTGGACCCTGCTATTTCAACCCCAATTTATCCTTTGATGAAATCTTAAATTTATTTAGGAGTGAGTTGATAACCAAAGTTTTTGGAATGTTTAATGGGCTCTTTGTCAAGTTCTATGAAGGAATCTGGATTCCACAGTTTTATAATTGTCCTGCTCATTACAGGCAAATATTTTATGACCCCTACGGGGATCTGTACACTTGTATGAGTGCTTTGAGAATGAAAGAGCTTAGCATTGGTAAATATTATCCAACGTTTAAGCTGAATGACAGATTCCAGTTATATAGAAGAAGAAATATCTTTAATATAGAAAAGTGCAAAAACTGTGAACTTGCATTAATTTGTGGTGGTGGTTGTAGTTATAATGCATTTCTAAAAACGGGTGATTTGGCTAATTCGGATTGTTATAGCATGAAAATATTAGAAGAGAAGTTTTTCCGACTATTTGAATATCCAGAAGTTCTTAAATAA
- a CDS encoding radical SAM/SPASM domain-containing protein: MNLSFFVNITKLNDHEYLLLKPNSRPLIVDKEVVRTIRNLNNAPREVVEILTKEGFITNLKPEEEIALFYSFLEQNEPQIRGKYSIAITYNCNFACTYCYERGINKESTISRDMIDKFYEISTNDRDKIKNNIGITGGEPLMYENAEILEYFLREGKRRGFTFDVITNGYELTEFLDMLKKNNVKIVKVTLDGPKEIHDKRRIHRKDRETYDKILDGIKEAQDRGIKVTIFVNVDSQNINYIPQLVNELKENEIDAPILLKRVNERSGVRYPLALSPKEYFERMFKIIKEHRLKDVLIYEFDVFYANLLNALSLGTPIPARLRYCGGASPSVLIFDPRGDIYSCDYVLGDKRFSVGTYYPEFKLNVNYYLWKNRTASKIKECFNCKLSLLCSGGCPMEAYRTHGTLYKPYCEETKYLFEYIKLWLSLRRDQND, encoded by the coding sequence ATGAATCTCTCCTTTTTTGTGAATATTACCAAACTGAATGACCACGAATATCTTCTTTTAAAACCTAACTCTCGACCTTTAATAGTTGACAAAGAAGTTGTTAGAACAATTAGGAATTTAAACAATGCTCCGAGGGAAGTAGTAGAGATCCTTACAAAAGAGGGATTTATTACAAACTTAAAGCCTGAAGAAGAAATTGCATTATTTTATAGTTTTTTAGAGCAAAATGAACCTCAAATAAGGGGTAAATATAGTATTGCAATAACGTACAATTGCAATTTTGCTTGTACCTACTGTTATGAAAGAGGTATAAACAAAGAGAGCACGATCAGTAGGGACATGATTGATAAGTTTTATGAAATCTCTACAAATGACAGAGATAAGATAAAAAATAACATTGGAATTACAGGTGGAGAACCTTTAATGTATGAAAATGCTGAAATTTTAGAATATTTTCTAAGAGAAGGAAAGAGAAGAGGATTCACTTTTGATGTCATAACCAATGGTTATGAGTTAACTGAATTCTTGGATATGCTGAAGAAGAACAATGTAAAAATTGTAAAAGTAACGTTGGATGGTCCGAAAGAAATTCACGACAAAAGGAGAATTCACAGGAAAGATAGGGAGACATATGATAAGATTTTAGATGGAATCAAAGAAGCTCAAGATAGGGGGATTAAGGTAACGATTTTCGTAAATGTTGATAGTCAAAATATCAATTACATCCCACAACTCGTTAATGAACTTAAAGAAAATGAGATAGACGCCCCAATTTTATTAAAGAGGGTTAATGAACGCTCTGGGGTTAGATATCCACTTGCTTTAAGTCCAAAAGAGTACTTTGAGAGAATGTTTAAAATAATAAAAGAGCACAGACTGAAAGATGTCTTGATTTATGAGTTTGATGTATTTTATGCGAATCTTCTCAATGCTCTCTCATTAGGAACCCCAATTCCCGCAAGACTAAGATACTGCGGAGGAGCTAGTCCCAGTGTTTTGATATTCGATCCTAGGGGCGATATTTACTCTTGTGATTATGTTCTGGGAGATAAAAGATTCAGCGTTGGCACTTATTATCCAGAGTTTAAATTAAACGTAAACTATTATCTTTGGAAGAATAGAACAGCAAGCAAGATAAAAGAATGCTTTAACTGCAAACTATCTCTTTTGTGCTCAGGAGGATGCCCCATGGAGGCATATAGAACTCATGGAACCTTGTATAAGCCCTATTGCGAAGAGACTAAGTATTTGTTTGAATACATAAAGCTTTGGCTCTCTTTAAGGAGGGATCAGAATGATTAG
- a CDS encoding S-layer protein, which yields MKKVGVFLITLIFFSSLPLEATQAREPQVIVEINPDLELFSVVYILAFNGSDPFIIAPRDYVQDVLTYFAPYKEHEAVKYIREVLDESLPYYSRDSAMMDLGGRLALLDYLPNETNLGDLKPLAEFASESNFMEFYKAHREDYLKYTSSIVPYLENVPELHRKFFGFTYQEYRVELSYSVRIHPHAIFREERAYCIGYALPSKYKAQMFQQVVTIFHEFTHPLVGDFLGENFEFFKNKTYYLDEVRSQMPVTTSYDYGHFGSFSRYLNEILTESLAEYFALKSGVPEDFVKFRSLQLSTDLYLIQDFLREYEHFEKTRKENETLFDYAPIMAEHMEKWATPENISEYFKMRTPITGLWAVDRIKYMGKVIIVYGTQNPDKSGTEYDRETAEEYKRGLERSFIWFYGSSPEIIVKADVDLTDDDLKENLILIGGPVANKITRELNDRLPITFVQDENGLSLKRNPSAVKDFHAFLITNESLIELSLDSTIPCDGSMGVLQTIRNPWNEKNFIIVLAGLTRYGTRSISKNQDFTASYKIFGRNHTELGFYTQNGW from the coding sequence ATGAAAAAAGTCGGAGTATTTCTTATCACACTAATATTTTTCTCTTCACTCCCATTGGAGGCAACTCAAGCCCGAGAACCCCAGGTGATAGTAGAGATCAATCCAGACTTAGAGCTTTTTTCGGTGGTTTATATTCTAGCGTTTAACGGGAGCGACCCGTTCATAATTGCCCCTCGCGATTACGTTCAGGACGTTCTAACTTACTTCGCTCCCTACAAAGAGCATGAGGCAGTTAAATACATTAGAGAAGTTCTGGACGAGTCCCTTCCGTATTATTCCCGAGACAGCGCGATGATGGATTTGGGTGGCAGACTGGCACTGCTTGATTACCTCCCCAACGAAACAAACCTTGGAGATTTAAAGCCCTTAGCAGAATTCGCTAGCGAGAGCAATTTTATGGAATTCTACAAGGCTCACAGAGAGGATTATCTCAAATACACCTCAAGCATAGTGCCATACCTGGAAAATGTTCCAGAACTACACAGGAAGTTTTTCGGGTTTACTTATCAAGAGTACCGTGTTGAGCTGTCTTATTCAGTTAGAATCCACCCACATGCAATATTCCGAGAAGAGAGAGCATACTGTATTGGATATGCTCTTCCGAGTAAATACAAGGCACAAATGTTCCAGCAGGTTGTCACAATATTTCACGAGTTTACACACCCACTCGTTGGTGACTTTCTTGGGGAAAATTTCGAGTTTTTCAAAAACAAAACCTATTACCTAGACGAAGTCAGAAGCCAGATGCCCGTGACCACTTCATACGATTACGGGCATTTTGGGTCATTCAGCAGGTATCTTAATGAAATCTTAACAGAAAGCCTCGCAGAGTACTTTGCTCTAAAAAGCGGTGTTCCAGAGGATTTTGTTAAATTCAGAAGCCTTCAACTGTCTACGGATTTGTATCTCATCCAAGATTTTCTCAGGGAGTATGAACACTTCGAGAAAACAAGGAAGGAGAATGAAACTCTGTTTGACTACGCCCCAATTATGGCTGAACACATGGAAAAATGGGCAACTCCGGAGAACATCAGCGAATACTTCAAAATGAGAACTCCAATCACAGGACTTTGGGCAGTGGACAGGATAAAATACATGGGAAAGGTCATCATTGTCTACGGCACTCAAAACCCAGATAAGAGCGGAACGGAATACGATAGAGAGACTGCAGAGGAGTACAAGAGAGGCCTTGAAAGATCTTTTATTTGGTTCTATGGGAGCAGTCCGGAAATAATAGTTAAAGCGGATGTAGATTTGACAGACGATGATTTGAAGGAAAACTTAATTCTCATTGGAGGCCCCGTGGCCAATAAAATCACCAGGGAACTTAATGATAGGCTCCCAATAACTTTCGTTCAGGATGAGAACGGTTTGAGTCTAAAACGGAATCCGAGCGCTGTTAAAGACTTTCACGCTTTCTTAATCACGAATGAAAGCCTCATAGAGCTTTCTTTGGACAGCACGATTCCCTGTGATGGATCCATGGGAGTACTGCAGACTATTAGGAACCCCTGGAATGAAAAGAACTTTATTATAGTGCTTGCAGGATTAACAAGATACGGAACAAGGAGCATTTCCAAGAACCAGGATTTTACGGCTAGTTACAAAATCTTTGGAAGAAATCACACGGAATTGGGGTTCTACACCCAAAACGGGTGGTGA
- a CDS encoding radical SAM/SPASM domain-containing protein, which produces MMDLINPYLLKFKKNDSEYLIINLLNRIAFYCDREVCDLISNLDMTTLNSVSPDLLDTLKELKVILNKNEIRELFPKLKFEKIGKFADFCIILNWSCNFKCDYCILRRNWYFLKDRMTKRKLQKALEFIDSYSSSDNVRVALTGGEPLLLENYAFVEQIFEYGKDRNWIISIATNGFTLDHYVRLLKRYEDSIGSIYVTLAGPPDVHNKRRVHKSGAHTFDTIVKNIKILIREGLHDKLILTTQFDEKNIEHIDSLVKILSELEFLGKIKIVFQIIVNGGNISHNNKKEKERVAKRLIQYFMNNIELLQYIDIGDYELGFDIARDVILHGKLPKLLTIRCGGLSGRSAILDPNGMIYPCYIMAENRMFPIGKYYPKFEIYLNIIKELQNRNIYNLKEECQKCPLLLVCAGGCPLKDLTREELDEIKNRNDCSCLKDIKNCINKDLMENEISQLFFKFKEFLKQKTLKEGSK; this is translated from the coding sequence ATGATGGATCTTATAAACCCTTATTTGTTAAAATTTAAGAAAAATGATTCAGAGTATCTTATCATAAATTTACTGAACAGGATTGCATTTTATTGTGATAGAGAAGTATGTGACTTAATTTCAAATCTTGACATGACGACTTTAAATAGCGTATCTCCTGATTTATTAGATACTTTAAAAGAATTGAAAGTTATACTAAACAAAAATGAAATTAGGGAACTATTTCCTAAACTTAAGTTTGAAAAAATTGGTAAATTTGCCGATTTTTGTATTATCTTAAACTGGTCATGTAACTTCAAGTGTGACTACTGTATATTGAGACGAAACTGGTATTTTCTAAAGGATCGTATGACTAAGCGTAAATTGCAAAAAGCTCTTGAGTTTATTGATTCGTATTCTTCCAGTGATAACGTGAGAGTTGCATTAACTGGAGGAGAACCCCTTTTGTTGGAAAATTATGCTTTCGTGGAGCAGATATTTGAATATGGAAAGGATAGAAATTGGATAATCTCCATAGCAACGAACGGCTTTACATTGGACCACTATGTTAGACTACTTAAGAGATATGAGGATTCTATAGGTAGCATATATGTCACTTTGGCAGGTCCTCCTGATGTCCACAATAAGAGAAGAGTTCATAAGTCAGGTGCCCATACTTTTGATACTATTGTTAAAAACATAAAGATCCTTATTAGGGAAGGTTTACATGACAAGCTTATATTAACAACACAATTTGACGAAAAAAATATAGAACATATAGATTCGTTAGTTAAAATATTATCTGAATTAGAATTTCTAGGAAAAATTAAGATAGTGTTTCAGATTATAGTCAATGGAGGGAATATTTCTCATAACAATAAAAAGGAAAAAGAGCGTGTTGCCAAAAGACTAATACAGTATTTTATGAACAATATTGAGCTTCTACAATATATAGACATCGGGGATTACGAACTTGGTTTTGATATCGCTAGGGATGTCATTCTCCATGGTAAACTACCAAAATTACTAACAATTCGATGTGGAGGATTATCAGGAAGAAGTGCTATTCTTGATCCAAATGGAATGATATACCCCTGCTATATAATGGCAGAGAATAGAATGTTTCCGATTGGTAAATATTATCCAAAATTTGAGATATACTTAAATATTATCAAAGAACTCCAGAACAGGAATATATACAACTTAAAAGAAGAATGCCAAAAATGTCCCCTGCTATTAGTATGTGCTGGCGGATGTCCACTTAAGGATTTAACAAGAGAGGAATTAGATGAGATTAAAAACAGGAATGATTGTAGTTGTCTCAAAGATATAAAGAACTGCATAAATAAGGATCTCATGGAAAATGAGATAAGCCAATTATTCTTTAAGTTTAAGGAGTTTTTGAAACAGAAAACTTTAAAGGAGGGAAGCAAATGA
- a CDS encoding ABC transporter permease: protein MVGISAITKNARVIKAFIFIQKEVFFSRRFDLLLQFISLGLNILFIGIFAKLITINANISQYGTPNYLDYLLIGSIIHNLVFLPRGSISSFVLGRVFPVLYNSPASLTAIFIGINAWRILWNLGLTLAITVIYILFFGLTIHLNLGVAIVILSGVLLIFALDLFSAGFRIATKATQDPLNWFFNITAQLVSGLYFPPEALPKWLQPLSKIHPETYILQMGRLTMGGGYSLGQILPSLVNMLVITGVMLLLGYFTFRWGFNKARQLGTLGHM, encoded by the coding sequence GTGGTGGGCATTAGTGCAATAACCAAAAACGCTAGAGTCATCAAGGCGTTCATATTCATCCAGAAGGAAGTATTCTTTTCAAGGCGCTTTGACTTGCTCCTTCAATTCATAAGTTTAGGCTTAAACATCCTCTTCATTGGGATTTTTGCAAAGCTTATCACAATTAATGCAAACATTTCTCAGTATGGCACTCCAAACTACCTCGATTATCTTTTAATTGGCTCAATAATCCACAATCTCGTTTTTCTGCCAAGGGGGAGCATTTCTTCATTCGTTTTGGGGAGGGTATTTCCGGTGTTGTACAATTCACCCGCATCATTAACAGCAATCTTCATCGGGATTAACGCCTGGCGAATTCTATGGAATTTGGGATTAACCTTAGCAATAACAGTTATCTACATCCTCTTCTTCGGATTAACAATTCACCTTAACCTCGGCGTTGCAATCGTTATCTTAAGCGGCGTCCTGCTAATTTTCGCCCTCGACCTGTTCTCAGCAGGCTTTAGAATTGCTACTAAAGCAACGCAAGACCCATTAAACTGGTTCTTTAACATTACAGCCCAACTTGTAAGCGGTTTATACTTTCCCCCAGAAGCGTTGCCAAAATGGCTTCAACCGTTATCAAAAATCCATCCGGAAACGTATATTCTCCAAATGGGCAGGCTTACAATGGGTGGGGGATATTCTTTAGGACAAATCCTGCCCAGCTTGGTTAACATGCTGGTCATCACCGGGGTGATGTTACTCTTAGGGTACTTTACTTTTAGGTGGGGCTTCAACAAGGCGAGACAGTTGGGAACTTTAGGCCATATGTGA
- a CDS encoding helix-turn-helix transcriptional regulator, with protein MRAHILKATCENGKLILFLRVEVDLGYAYKMKLSGLEKDVLELILQNGSVTQKELSKRFGKVKACRIIQELEKKGLIERRKKGRTYVIRVI; from the coding sequence ATGAGAGCCCACATCTTAAAAGCAACTTGTGAGAACGGAAAACTGATACTGTTCCTGAGAGTAGAAGTTGATCTTGGGTATGCGTACAAGATGAAATTAAGCGGATTAGAAAAGGATGTCTTGGAGCTTATACTCCAGAATGGGAGTGTTACTCAAAAGGAGCTCAGCAAGAGGTTTGGAAAAGTCAAAGCCTGCAGGATTATTCAAGAGCTGGAAAAGAAAGGTTTGATAGAACGAAGGAAGAAAGGAAGAACTTATGTCATCCGGGTGATTTAA
- a CDS encoding ABC transporter ATP-binding protein, whose amino-acid sequence MIESVNLTKFYPPPIKSLFDLKSLRDFLGKPREKIPALIDLNFKVREGEIFGLLGPNGAGKTTFCKIANALVIPTRGNLYINGHDSVREHDKIKGRIFTIFGGERDLFGLFQWRVSVEKNLKFIAELWGIPKAEAEKRINYALELLNLKEKRNEWYQKLSAGMRQKVYLALPLIIQPEVLILDEPTVYLDVFTKREVWSAILELSKEFGTTIILTTHNLNEAEALCDRVLIFNKKKIAEGKPRELIEKFQALKMERKLLVKLRGKVETSDFNGIAEKIKVYSQNGFTYLEIYTKQDRLKDILAILTNYEVVDLQNETITLEDVFKKLLGDENVKRVKSN is encoded by the coding sequence ATGATCGAGTCAGTTAACCTGACTAAGTTCTATCCCCCACCAATAAAATCGCTCTTTGACCTGAAGAGTTTGAGAGATTTTCTTGGAAAACCTAGAGAGAAAATTCCTGCCTTGATTGATTTGAATTTCAAGGTTAGGGAGGGCGAGATTTTTGGTCTTCTCGGTCCTAACGGTGCTGGGAAGACAACCTTCTGCAAAATTGCCAATGCCTTAGTAATCCCAACTCGGGGAAATCTTTACATCAATGGCCATGATTCAGTGAGGGAGCATGATAAAATCAAGGGCAGAATATTCACGATTTTTGGTGGGGAGAGGGACTTGTTTGGCCTTTTTCAATGGCGTGTGAGCGTGGAAAAGAACTTAAAGTTTATTGCAGAACTCTGGGGGATTCCTAAAGCTGAAGCTGAAAAGAGAATCAACTACGCTCTGGAGCTTTTAAATCTTAAGGAGAAGAGAAACGAATGGTACCAAAAGCTTTCTGCAGGTATGAGGCAAAAAGTCTATCTTGCACTTCCCTTAATAATTCAACCTGAAGTTTTAATTTTAGATGAGCCAACAGTTTACTTGGATGTTTTTACAAAAAGAGAAGTCTGGAGTGCCATTTTAGAGCTCTCCAAAGAGTTCGGGACAACGATAATACTCACTACTCACAATTTAAATGAGGCGGAAGCGTTGTGCGATAGAGTTCTAATTTTCAACAAGAAGAAAATTGCCGAGGGTAAGCCGAGAGAATTAATCGAAAAGTTCCAGGCCTTAAAAATGGAGAGGAAGCTGTTGGTCAAACTCAGGGGTAAAGTTGAAACTAGTGACTTTAACGGAATAGCAGAGAAGATTAAAGTTTATTCTCAAAACGGTTTCACTTATTTGGAAATTTACACTAAACAAGATCGCCTAAAAGATATCCTTGCAATCCTGACAAATTATGAAGTAGTTGACCTTCAAAACGAAACAATAACCCTCGAAGACGTGTTCAAGAAGCTTTTAGGTGATGAAAATGTTAAAAGAGTTAAAAGTAATTAA
- a CDS encoding AAA family ATPase: MGGWITKDELKRELGNALLNLKPKILKPLLSHLNVSKFSIKGFEVSLRELNLVEILEKLNKFGEEKGKTIVLAFDEAQYLRFYGTKGGKEFLALVAYAYDNLPRIHFVFTGSEIGLLHDFLGFENHEALLFGRIHNEITISPFTREKSLEFLKRGFNEVNLKVREWELERAVEVLDGIPGWLVEYGFHYLHTKDSKKALELTMRKAQQTMLEEIKELKKRSRRYTFILKAVALGFNRWEKIKGYLEAHEGRITNARFSSLLKNLERMSWIKSEFKDGKKLYSITDPVIERVLREL, encoded by the coding sequence GTGGGAGGGTGGATCACAAAAGATGAACTCAAGCGAGAGCTTGGAAATGCACTGTTGAATCTGAAGCCAAAGATCTTAAAACCATTGCTCTCACACCTTAACGTATCAAAATTCTCAATAAAAGGGTTTGAAGTTTCGCTTAGAGAATTGAATCTGGTGGAAATCCTTGAAAAGCTCAATAAGTTTGGAGAAGAGAAAGGTAAAACTATTGTGCTTGCTTTCGATGAGGCTCAATATCTAAGATTCTATGGTACAAAAGGAGGTAAAGAATTCCTAGCTTTGGTAGCATACGCCTATGATAATCTGCCTAGAATACACTTTGTTTTTACTGGTTCAGAGATTGGCCTTTTACACGACTTTTTGGGATTTGAAAATCATGAAGCCCTCCTTTTCGGAAGAATACATAACGAAATCACTATAAGCCCATTTACAAGAGAAAAGTCCCTTGAGTTTCTTAAGAGAGGATTCAACGAGGTCAACTTAAAAGTAAGAGAATGGGAACTAGAGAGAGCAGTTGAGGTCTTGGATGGAATTCCAGGGTGGTTGGTTGAATATGGATTCCACTATCTCCACACAAAAGATTCTAAGAAGGCACTGGAGCTCACTATGAGAAAGGCACAACAAACAATGTTAGAAGAAATCAAAGAGCTAAAAAAGAGGAGCAGGAGATACACATTTATTTTAAAAGCTGTAGCTTTAGGATTCAATCGGTGGGAGAAAATAAAAGGATATCTTGAGGCTCACGAAGGCAGGATAACAAATGCACGGTTTTCCTCTTTGCTTAAAAATCTTGAAAGAATGAGTTGGATAAAAAGTGAATTTAAAGATGGAAAAAAGCTATACTCAATAACCGACCCTGTGATAGAACGGGTGTTGAGAGAGCTCTAA
- the purM gene encoding phosphoribosylformylglycinamidine cyclo-ligase translates to MLTYAQAGVDDEKTQKALKSIISLAKATFEFRREKIGEPKEDIGHYAALMDFGSFYLAMTTDGVGTKTLVAEAVGKYDTIGIDMIAMNVNDLICVGAEPVALVDYLAVKEPNEEVFREIAKGIYEGAKQSGIAIVGGETAVLPELVNGFDLAGTAIGVVEKDKVVTGKEIKPGDAVIGISSSGIHSNGLTLARKLLIPKYGLEYEFEGKKLWEHLLEPTRIYVKPILELLKKVEVHGLAHITGGGLLNLKRLTSYGFSLEMPPISGIFKLIHENGVPLEEMFRVFNMGVGFVVIVPKEEKEDALDILNRHFESFELGIVTEESGIVVRNYGVKF, encoded by the coding sequence ATGCTGACGTATGCTCAAGCTGGTGTTGATGATGAAAAGACTCAAAAAGCCTTGAAAAGTATCATTTCCCTTGCAAAGGCCACTTTTGAGTTTAGAAGGGAAAAAATTGGCGAACCAAAAGAAGATATTGGTCATTACGCTGCGCTTATGGACTTTGGGAGCTTTTACCTTGCAATGACGACGGATGGAGTTGGAACCAAAACCTTGGTTGCAGAGGCGGTTGGAAAATACGACACCATTGGAATAGACATGATAGCGATGAATGTAAACGATTTGATATGCGTAGGCGCTGAACCCGTGGCTCTGGTTGATTACCTAGCAGTTAAAGAGCCAAATGAAGAGGTTTTTAGGGAAATAGCGAAGGGCATCTACGAGGGTGCAAAGCAATCGGGAATAGCCATAGTGGGTGGCGAAACTGCAGTTTTACCAGAGCTTGTAAACGGATTCGACCTTGCTGGAACGGCCATTGGGGTTGTTGAGAAAGATAAAGTGGTGACTGGAAAGGAGATAAAGCCCGGAGATGCAGTAATAGGGATATCGAGCTCGGGGATTCACTCCAACGGTTTGACCCTTGCAAGAAAGCTTTTAATCCCCAAATATGGGCTTGAATACGAGTTTGAGGGCAAAAAGCTCTGGGAGCACTTGCTTGAACCAACGAGGATTTACGTTAAGCCGATTCTTGAGCTCCTCAAAAAAGTGGAAGTTCATGGTTTAGCTCACATCACCGGTGGAGGCTTGCTCAATCTAAAGCGGCTCACAAGCTATGGATTTTCCCTAGAAATGCCTCCAATAAGCGGGATTTTCAAGCTAATCCACGAAAACGGCGTTCCCTTGGAAGAAATGTTTAGGGTTTTCAACATGGGGGTGGGGTTTGTAGTAATAGTTCCTAAGGAAGAGAAAGAAGATGCGTTGGACATTTTAAACAGGCACTTTGAGAGCTTTGAGCTGGGCATTGTAACGGAAGAGTCTGGTATAGTGGTGAGGAATTATGGTGTTAAGTTTTAA